One genomic window of Clostridiales bacterium includes the following:
- a CDS encoding rubredoxin: protein MKKYECVCGYIYDEAVGDPDNNIAPGTKFEDLPDDWVCPQCGLDKSAFTLLE, encoded by the coding sequence ATGAAAAAATACGAATGCGTTTGCGGGTATATTTATGATGAGGCTGTAGGCGATCCCGATAACAATATCGCGCCCGGCACAAAATTTGAAGATCTTCCTGATGATTGGGTTTGCCCTCAATGCGGTTTGGATAAATCCGCTTTTACATTGCTAGAATAA